A part of Cydia amplana chromosome 24, ilCydAmpl1.1, whole genome shotgun sequence genomic DNA contains:
- the LOC134659166 gene encoding small ribosomal subunit protein eS21 isoform X2, translating to MQNDAGEFVDLYCPRKCSASNRLIHAKDHASVQLVIADVDPASGRAAEGSKMYVVCGAIRRMGESDDCIVRLTKKDGILTK from the exons ATGCAGAACGACGCCGGTGAATTCGTTGACCTGTACTGCCCCAGGAAATG CTCCGCGAGCAACCGCCTGATCCACGCGAAGGACCACGCGTCCGTGCAGCTGGTGATCGCGGACGTGGACCCCGCGTCGGGGCGCGCCGCCGAGGGCTCCAAGATGTACGTGGTGTGCGGCGCCATCCGCCGCATGGGCGAGAGCGACGACTGCATCGTGAGGCTCACCAAGAAGGACGGTATTCTCACCAAGTGA
- the LOC134659166 gene encoding small ribosomal subunit protein eS21 isoform X1, with the protein MQNDAGEFVDLYCPRKCSASNRLIHAKDHASVQLVIADVDPASGRAAEGSKMYVVCGAIRRMGESDDCIVRLTKKDGILTKNY; encoded by the exons ATGCAGAACGACGCCGGTGAATTCGTTGACCTGTACTGCCCCAGGAAATG CTCCGCGAGCAACCGCCTGATCCACGCGAAGGACCACGCGTCCGTGCAGCTGGTGATCGCGGACGTGGACCCCGCGTCGGGGCGCGCCGCCGAGGGCTCCAAGATGTACGTGGTGTGCGGCGCCATCCGCCGCATGGGCGAGAGCGACGACTGCATCGTGAGGCTCACCAAGAAGGACGGTATTCTCACCAA GAACTACTGA
- the LOC134658983 gene encoding vitellogenin-2-like, whose protein sequence is MTGSSSWSENAPGADILDLDRYMRGTRPARRPQRNINSSGLVVDAGAAGRRASPSSSASSASSASGPSGPSDKRFSHDSGLSDTSYRRASRQQRRHTADTVSKNDAAATRRSNRSGSEATRQGNSGEARRSNSEARRGKSREARRGKSGSEAHRTSEIKGSLRESLERALRDQQARFFLYIFYSTECTRNRLR, encoded by the exons ATGACGGGCTCATCCTCGTGGTCGGAGAACGCCCCGGGCGCCGACATCCTGGACCTGGACCGGTACATGCGCGGCACCCGGCCCGCGCGACGACCGCAGAGGAACAT AAACAGCTCTGGGCTGGTGGTGGACGCGGGCGCGGCGGGGCGGCGCGCCAGCCCGTCCAGCTCGGCCAGCTCGGCCAGCTCGGCCTCCGGGCCGTCCGGGCCGTCGGACAAGCGCTTCTCGCACGACTCCGGCCTGTCCGACACCAGCTACCGACGGGCTAGCCGCCAACAAAG ACGTCATACAGCAGACACCGTCAGCAAGAACGACGCCGCGGCGACGCGGCGGAGCAACAGGAGTGGCAGCGAGGCAACGCGGCAAGGCAATAGCGGCGAGGCGCGACGAAGCAACAGCGAGGCGAGACGAGGCAAGAGCCGCGAGGCACGACGAGGCAAGAGCGGCAGCGAGGCGCACCGCACGTCAGAGATCAAAGGCAGTTTGCGCGAGTCACTGGAGCGTGCGTTGCGTGATCAGCaggcaagattttttttatatattttttattctactGAATGTACTCGTAATCGCCTACGGTGA